In a single window of the Desulfovibrio mangrovi genome:
- a CDS encoding TadE/TadG family type IV pilus assembly protein produces the protein MRMVSDSKGSVSVEFALVLAFILIPLLAGLVDVGRLVHTHVVLERAAREGAVSIMRGEAYTPPVARVLQDAGLDTNALTVSISTTSDEAGETKTLQLTYVIPNFPIFKLPGLPLSDHVTARAVYSQP, from the coding sequence ATGCGAATGGTTTCAGACAGCAAAGGCAGCGTCTCAGTGGAATTCGCTCTGGTGCTGGCGTTCATTCTCATTCCCCTGCTTGCGGGACTGGTGGATGTGGGCAGGCTTGTGCATACACATGTAGTGCTTGAAAGAGCCGCCCGTGAGGGGGCCGTAAGCATCATGCGCGGCGAAGCCTACACCCCCCCTGTGGCCCGCGTGCTGCAGGATGCCGGACTCGACACCAACGCACTGACGGTTTCGATATCTACAACCTCAGACGAAGCCGGCGAAACAAAGACGTTGCAGCTTACGTATGTAATTCCGAACTTCCCGATATTCAAACTACCCGGCCTGCCCCTTTCAGACCACGTGACGGCAAGGGCCGTATATTCACAACCATGA
- a CDS encoding TadE/TadG family type IV pilus assembly protein — MKQRMRDFIHQERGAIGAIMAITLVVVIGFVALGIDVGYRHVKKGALQKAADIAALVGGKGLIEYGSDLEQIQTEVLAYGHNNLVADDAPNTALQPSDVTFYLDGTPNTDTPNQVDVNISRIDARNNALPTVFGRVLNVDTLNVTASSRVEVAPVCSTKCIKPFTVPDKFTFTDHDGDGELTPSNPLEMASVVVDGYSDSDFGTQITLKIGNPGSNIVPGQFNAIDLPPLNKATPVPGAASYRENIASCTGSNAAVAVGIGDEMQLEPGNMTGPTAQGIRDLIALDPGAYWDSANNNVSGSDYGSALASPRVALIAFYDPANPPQSGRNTVFVNYIGAVFIEGMSGNDVMGRFIRALAVDPGSGGGDDCLVYILKFVRDSSRL; from the coding sequence ATGAAACAACGCATGAGAGACTTTATCCATCAGGAACGCGGAGCCATTGGCGCCATCATGGCTATCACGCTGGTTGTGGTCATAGGCTTCGTGGCATTGGGCATTGATGTCGGTTACCGGCATGTCAAGAAAGGGGCCCTGCAAAAAGCGGCAGACATCGCCGCGCTTGTTGGCGGAAAAGGCCTCATAGAATACGGCTCGGATCTGGAGCAGATACAGACCGAAGTACTTGCCTACGGCCACAACAATCTGGTGGCGGATGATGCCCCGAACACGGCGCTGCAGCCCTCCGACGTCACGTTCTACCTTGACGGCACTCCCAATACGGACACCCCAAATCAGGTGGATGTGAACATAAGCAGAATAGACGCCCGGAACAACGCCCTTCCCACCGTATTCGGACGCGTGCTGAACGTGGACACCCTCAACGTAACCGCCTCCTCCCGGGTTGAGGTCGCGCCGGTGTGCTCCACAAAATGCATCAAGCCGTTCACGGTTCCAGACAAATTCACCTTCACGGACCATGACGGTGACGGGGAGTTAACCCCGAGCAACCCGCTGGAGATGGCCTCCGTTGTAGTGGATGGCTATTCCGACTCCGATTTCGGCACGCAGATCACATTAAAAATCGGGAACCCCGGTTCGAACATAGTCCCCGGGCAATTCAACGCCATTGACCTGCCGCCGCTCAACAAGGCGACCCCCGTTCCGGGGGCAGCATCCTACAGGGAGAACATCGCAAGCTGTACCGGCAGCAATGCCGCGGTTGCAGTAGGCATAGGCGACGAAATGCAACTAGAACCCGGCAACATGACCGGCCCCACAGCCCAAGGGATTCGGGATCTTATCGCACTTGATCCGGGAGCATACTGGGATAGCGCCAACAACAATGTCAGCGGCAGCGACTATGGCAGCGCCCTGGCCAGCCCGAGAGTGGCCCTCATCGCGTTCTACGATCCAGCCAATCCTCCGCAATCGGGGCGAAACACCGTATTTGTGAACTATATCGGAGCCGTGTTCATAGAGGGAATGTCCGGTAACGACGTGATGGGAAGATTCATCCGCGCTCTGGCGGTTGATCCGGGGTCCGGTGGCGGAGACGACTGTCTTGTATACATCCTGAAGTTCGTTCGAGACTCAAGCAGACTATAG